The DNA window GAACCCCTTACAGTAATCATACTGAATCACACCTTTGGCAATTTCACCTAAATGcaaagtgttttccaaaaataTCTGCGGCTCCTTCTCCTGTTAAAACTATTTAATCTTAGTTATAAAGAGTGCATGGTGGTCATGCACTGACAACTAGCAAGAAGCCGATTACTTAATTCTTGAATGAAGTTCCTTCTCTCTGGGATAAACATGTTTATTACAATATACTTGTACAGTACTTTGCAGgtataaatgtgttttcctgtACATAACCCCATCTGTCCAGTAAACTTGTAAtggagtcaaagaagaaattctgaGTTTCTTTAATGTGAACACTCTCATAGATGTTAAAAAATTTGTCTAGGGTAAAAACTGGTAACTGATAAGAGGGATTCATACTCTCCCTCTCAGACACATTTAACTGtacatttttaatggtttaaaGAGGTCTATCTTTCCCCAATTTTTAATTGCCTTTTCTCAAATGACTTGAGAATCATTATTTCTCCATGAGAGATGAGTGTTATTGAGTGTTAGAGATTCTTATTTATGGTTTTAACAACagcaagtgactttttttttttttttaaagattttacttattcatttgtcagagagcacaagcagagggagtagcaggctccccactgagtagggagcctgacgtggactctatcctaggacgctgggatcacgacctgagccgaaggcaggcagacactcaaccgactgagccactcaagcgtccttttttttttttttttttttaagagagagcatgagcaggaggtagGGTGAGGGTGTGGTCAAAGGGAGCAGCAGAATCccagctgagaagggagcctgatacagggcttaaccccaggcctctgggatcatgacttgaacagaaggcagactcttaactgactgaatcacccagccttcagaaaataaattgtctgaaaataattacataaaaggACCACAAAATTTCTTTTACATAGTGTCCCAGTAAATGTGAGAAAACCAAGAAACTCAACCCATGgtattactataaaaatacaggcattgatttaaaataaactctaaaaggTTGATTTTTAGAGTTGCTGATGGCAGCTAACAACATACCCTTTAAGgcacatttcagaaaatatataatttgggtTGGGTGTTTTCCtcaccactccctccccaccagcaaaGTATTACTGATtattcaaaaaatggaaagataacctCCATAAGCCCTAAGGATAATGCAAGTATAATGAAGTAATTTAGGTAGCtaaaaaaatggatgaagacATATTGCTTGAAACTAAAATCAGTAATAGTGTctttaaatacaaaaagaaattagggAGACCACTTAATGCCACTGGAGGGCCATTGActatttcagaattaaaatgaaatactgaaagaTCGTTGCTTTTGCTAGTTCTGTCTTCAGCTAAATAGCCTGTAAgagacctctttcaatatttaccTAATCGTGTGATATACATAGAAATGgaaagctaaaattaacaaaacaccATGCCTGAGTAACTGTTgagcttaatttttaattacaccTTACAAGGTCAGCTTTCTTAGGAAAGTATTTTTTCCTCCAACTATATGCTTCTGGTTCTGAAGAGCTGCAATATAATATAGTAGGAAGAATATTTAAGTCAATCATGTGTTAACACAACTCTGTGTTAAAATTTAAGATTCTTTTAGTGTGAAAggcctccctccttttctttgtattttgttaagaaaaaaaaaaagtcatttatccTGTAGAATTGCCCATGTTCCAGATTTTGTTGATTGCACACCAATGGTATCTTTTAACACATTTCCTTGTGTCAAGTATTTCCATTAACAGATTTAGGGGcttgatcagattttttttccttttcttgtggtGCTGTATACTTTTGAGTCATAGTATAAGGCTTATCATTACAATTAACCAAGGAGTTCAGGTCTCCTCACCTTGATCTATCCAAAGTTCCTTATCAGCTTTTCAATTATTGGTTTCAGTAGCAATTGATGACTACTGCCTAGCTTTCATTTCATTAGTATTTATGAAATGGTGATATTTTAACACTCCTTCTGCATTTCCTAACTGAAtaattctacatattttataaattcttccaCTCAATTATTTGATTGCCCTGGGGTAATAAGGCAGGATGAATGCTTCTTTGTCTCCAAGTTACCAGTTTCCAGAATAATTCCCTATCTTTCCAAAACTGATGAAATTGGTTTGTCTGTGTGCTATTAACATTTTGAAcacataatttacatttttacaatattttggTCCATTTTAGTTATCCTTATTGACCATCAAATTAACTCCATGTATATAATAGCTAGCAGTTTAGAATGCCTGCAGCTGGATATTGAACTTTTAAGAAAAGACAATGGtatctgagagcttttctgctttGGTGATACTGAGGTACTACTGTTAATTTTTAGACTTGATATGGTACTGTGATTTTGCTGAGAAATATGTACCTCTGAATCAAATAACATCTCTCAAATTTGCTCAATATAACCTGGGGTCAAGCAGATTAGGACATAGATGAAATAAGTTTGGCCACATGTTGCTAACTTTTGAAGTTAGTAAAATCATAGTTAACTATTATTTACTATATTATTCTTttgtatacatttgaaaaattccctatttttttaaaacttccatatCAGCAGTAAGTTATCTACTTTAGAAAAAAGTTtactacagaaaaacaaaagaaaacacacaaacttTAAGTCTAGCACACAACCCACCAGATAGTTTCTGAAAACAGTATCAAAATAcatgcaagaggaaaaaaaaaataacttattgaCACAACCTcactttccattaaaaaaaattttagatatcTGAAGTTAAGAGAGTCTGAAAAGTGTGGTTCTTAAAGTATTCTTTATTAAGATCATTAAAAGTTGTAGAAACAACTTTATATTATAAAGGCACAGGGAGACAGTTctgataaaatattcaaattaaacaGTAACTTACAGTACAAAAGACAATTTTAATGCACATACAAACCCCAAATGTctgattcaaaaatattttactgtgtcTATTAATGGgcaatgattaaaaatataaattgctgCTGTATAATAAATATCTGATAGTGAACATCTTGATAGCAAagtgaacaaaatatttattgcttttcaCATACATATTTTTCCCTGTAATTTAAAATTCCTAATTCTTTTACTATCTTCTCAACTTTTtccaaagataaaagaaattccACATAATCTCATGGGGGAAATGGTAGTTGTAACAACTACCTCCAGTAGCAGTCACTGCTGGCAGTGTTTTCTCACTTCCTGTTCTACAATCACAATTGCTTTTCCAAAGTAAGATAAATGTTTGCCAACCCACATAAAGACAACCCTCTGTGACTGGCATTCTAAAGTTTGTAATGAACACTTATCAAATATAAAAGGTGCTCTgttttgaaaatgtgtattttatttgaagTTCTAAGCATTGAACGTTTGACATAATTTTACCTGCTCCCCTCAAAAGTTTTCTGAAGTTATAAAAAGTCAGCTTTGTGAAACTTCTAGCACTTAAATGTTTGAGGGCTAGTTGATATCTGTAAGGTACGGatgtataaaaattaacataatgcAATCTATTTTATAATGGAGAGAACTTACCCTTCTCCCAGTTTTTTATACTGGGGTTAACATTATTGATTTCATCATGCTTTTTTGTAGCAACCCAGTTATAGATGGTACAAGTAGAATTTCTATCACAAGAGTAAAATAACATGAATGCACCATCCTAACTCAATGCTATCTCAACTTAAGAAATACCTACATTAAAGTATTTGATAATCATTGTAAAGTTACTTAACCATGTCACCTTTAGACAGTGTGTAGCAGCTAGTaatgtgcctggcacagagctgatgctcaataaatagttgctgaatgaatgaaaagaaaaagaaaaacctggctTTGGTGTGCATATTTTAATCAATTTCTGATTTAGAATAAGGTCCACCTAGAAAAATAATTACGCACTACACCAAACTTTGCTGTAAGCTAAAgcgaccaaaaaaaaaaagtatcacctATGTTAGTGATagttaatttatatattctaacttttaaaaatagcccaCAAATTTCAcatgtttgttaatttttatccACATACTTAAATTTGGGGTAATGAATACCAAGTTGGGCAGACTGGCTAAACTATGCTTTTCGATAAAAGTAACTAGTCCATCgataaataaaaagttatgaTGCCCAATTAAACTCATGATGACTATAACATGTTAATTTCTGCAAAACTACCAATGACTATAAGGTAGGATATCTTTAAGTCACATATGCCTGAAGCAGCTTACCTCTTTGCAACATAAAGAATAACCAGTTAGATCTGAATTTAATAATGACAGAGTTCTAGTACTGCAAGTGTGataataagaactttaaaaatctaaccATGACACCAGATCTAACATTTCTTTGGCATATGCATTACTATCTTGGACTagttagcatttaaaaatactgtgttgttgtttcttttttcttcaatcaACATTAACAAAAGGTGTAGATTGCTTGTATACTCTTCTTAAAGCCTTTAAAAGGACAAGATGACATTTTGCAACATATGCCAAACTTTGTGTTTAGTGTACACTTGTAATTATAGGCATAGAGGGACGTAACTGTTAAATAACCTTGAATGATTTCATGCAATGGTGAAACCACAGAAAGTGGGAAGAAAagtatttacataataaaatattcagcTCTCTGAAAATACAGTAAACCTGGGAATCTTGCCCTAATAGTAAATGTGTACCGCATAGCACTGAACAGAAACTAGTTGAActttaaataaacacatagaaTAACCTGAATGTgtaaagtttaataaaaaaaaaaaaacataaaaatgaggggaaaaaaaaaacacctctatATCAGAAGGAAAAAGTGGCCTATAAAACAGGCCAATCTAACTTAACATTCAAAGTAAATGCAAGAGATTCACAAAATCATGATAGTAATGCAAATTAAGTCAAATACCAAGTACCCTTTGATACGCAAGCCAATGCAACTATCAGACTCATTTCCAATAGCTTCACAATATTCATCAATCCACTCAGGCATTCAGGGGAGCGAAGCAGTCAATGATGATAGCTCAAGTCTCCAAAGTCTAAGAACAAACTTATTTGCAGAAGCGTCACGAGATTTTTGAAGTAATGTCTCATTTTGATGTTAACATAAGATATATCAGTGCAAGTTTATCATCTTCTGAATGTATTActtccaaatttcatttttccagaTAGTTTTTGGTGGTTTAGTTTTAGCCAGTGCTATTTAAacggagaaaagaaaaaattcgcCATAGACTACCTCACATTGTTACTTAATTGTGCTAGGTATTCACGCAGTTCTTTTGCAGCCTGGAATCTTCCATAGCGCTTCTTTGGGTTGGCACACTCGTCCAGCAAGGCCTCTAGTCGGCCGTCTTTGGCAATTTCACTTGGTGGGTCATGAAGAAGTCCTCCAGAAGTGCCACGCCAGGTGGCATGTCTGGATAAGAGGTTCTGACAAACAGCATAGTAATTGTGGTCCACAGTTGCACGAGCACaaagaatttcttttgaaaatgataaGCAAGCCTCCTTATCACAGTCATCAAATTTGCTTTCATACCATACATCCCAATTTTCAGGtttatctgtaaaagggggaaaagcagaaagagaaaaatacattttaaaaaagctctcATTCCttcccaaaatataaaatttactaaTCAACACAGTAGTATTTGTtcctaaaattatataattttaaacactgaaatttattaatttatatataaacattcagTGGGAGTTCACCAAGGCCAGGCCTAAAGATCCTAGAGGATGGAAACTTTCCATCACAAAGAGAAAGTGCCATACAGAAGACTCAATGCTACAAGAGTACAGAGGAAGCAGTACTTTTGCCTGGGGCTATAGAAAGCTGCATAGAAACATATGTTTTAGGTCTTAAATAATAAGCAAGTGTGCAAAGAAATGTGGGAAAACAGAATGCTAGGCCCAGTATAAAATGTGCAAAGGCATGGATTTAAGGGCTTG is part of the Mustela nigripes isolate SB6536 chromosome 2, MUSNIG.SB6536, whole genome shotgun sequence genome and encodes:
- the DIPK2A gene encoding divergent protein kinase domain 2A isoform X2, with protein sequence MKCSARSFPSDEGWPFAKYLGACGRMVAVNYVGEELWSYFNAPWEKRVDLAWQLMEIAEQLTNNDFEFALYLLDVSFDNFAVGPRDGKVIIVDAENVLVADKRLIRQNKPENWDVWYESKFDDCDKEACLSFSKEILCARATVDHNYYAVCQNLLSRHATWRGTSGGLLHDPPSEIAKDGRLEALLDECANPKKRYGRFQAAKELREYLAQLSNNVR
- the DIPK2A gene encoding divergent protein kinase domain 2A isoform X3, with product MVAVNYVGEELWSYFNAPWEKRVDLAWQLMEIAEQLTNNDFEFALYLLDVSFDNFAVGPRDGKVIIVDAENVLVADKRLIRQNKPENWDVWYESKFDDCDKEACLSFSKEILCARATVDHNYYAVCQNLLSRHATWRGTSGGLLHDPPSEIAKDGRLEALLDECANPKKRYGRFQAAKELREYLAQLSNNVR